In Dysgonomonadaceae bacterium PH5-43, the genomic stretch ACGTGTTTGAAGTTGCAGCGCAAGAACAACTGAAAAATACACTAAATTGGAAAAAGCCTGATATTGTTATTGTTAATTCAGGAGTGCCAGGACAAATGTCTATTCAAGAAATAAGGAAAGAATCGGCTAACCCTAATATTAAATGTATATCGTTACAAAATTCTCTTTCCGACAATGCGACTCTGAAACTCTATGATGAGAATATATCTATTTACGATTCGATAGAACAGATAGAGGAGAAAATAAACAATCTATTCGCTCAGCCTAAAACGGAAGATAAGGGCGAACAGCTTACT encodes the following:
- a CDS encoding DNA-binding NarL/FixJ family response regulator (product_source=COG2197; cath_funfam=1.10.10.10,3.40.50.2300; cog=COG2197; pfam=PF00196; smart=SM00421; superfamily=46894,52172), giving the protein MSRTITVLIVEPSLIIRRGMLSVLQQLNSIRMNVFEVAAQEQLKNTLNWKKPDIVIVNSGVPGQMSIQEIRKESANPNIKCISLQNSLSDNATLKLYDENISIYDSIEQIEEKINNLFAQPKTEDKGEQLTQREKEIIVCVIKGLKNKEIADKLCLSTHTVVSHRRNIASKLNIHSSAGLTIYAIVNKLVELDDIKG